Proteins encoded by one window of Companilactobacillus ginsenosidimutans:
- the wecB gene encoding non-hydrolyzing UDP-N-acetylglucosamine 2-epimerase, with product MKKIKVMTVFGTRPEAIKMAPLVLKLKQNSDRFETVTVVTAQHREMLDSVLEIFKIKPDYDMNIMKERQTLSGITGLVLKMLDDIIEKEGPDIILVHGDTTTTFSASLSAFYHQTTIGHVEAGLRTWNKYSPWPEEMNRQMTDDLADLYFAPTDKSKANLIKENHHQKGIFVTGNTAIDALQSTVSKNYHHKILDIIDPDKKMILITMHRRENQGEPMRQVFTAMRNVVEKHDDIELIYPVHLNPVVQQTAQDILGDVDRVHLIEPLDVVDFHNLASKSYFIMTDSGGVQEEAPSLGKPVLVLRDTTERPEGVDAGTLKLVGTDAEVVQREMSRLIEDKAEYDRMANAKNPYGDGKASDRILDSISYYFGQTKTAPDEFE from the coding sequence TTGAAAAAAATTAAAGTTATGACAGTCTTTGGGACTCGTCCCGAAGCTATTAAAATGGCACCATTAGTTTTGAAATTGAAACAAAACTCAGATCGATTTGAAACTGTAACTGTGGTTACAGCACAACATCGTGAAATGTTGGACTCAGTTCTTGAGATTTTTAAAATCAAGCCTGATTACGATATGAACATTATGAAGGAACGTCAAACATTAAGTGGTATCACTGGTTTAGTTTTGAAGATGTTAGACGATATCATTGAAAAAGAAGGGCCAGATATCATTTTGGTTCATGGTGACACTACTACTACATTCAGTGCTAGTCTTTCGGCATTTTACCACCAAACAACAATTGGTCACGTTGAAGCTGGTTTGAGAACATGGAATAAATATTCTCCATGGCCAGAAGAAATGAACCGTCAAATGACTGACGATTTAGCAGATTTATATTTTGCCCCAACTGATAAAAGTAAGGCAAACTTGATTAAGGAAAATCATCATCAAAAGGGTATCTTTGTCACTGGTAATACTGCGATTGATGCTTTGCAAAGTACTGTAAGTAAGAATTATCATCACAAGATTTTGGACATTATCGATCCAGATAAGAAGATGATTCTTATTACAATGCACCGCCGTGAAAATCAGGGTGAACCTATGCGTCAAGTTTTCACAGCAATGAGAAATGTTGTTGAGAAGCACGATGACATTGAACTAATTTACCCTGTTCATTTGAATCCAGTTGTTCAACAAACTGCTCAAGATATTTTGGGTGATGTTGATCGTGTTCACTTGATTGAGCCACTTGATGTTGTTGATTTCCACAACTTGGCATCAAAGAGTTACTTCATTATGACTGACTCCGGTGGTGTTCAAGAAGAAGCTCCTTCACTTGGAAAACCTGTGCTTGTACTTCGTGACACAACTGAAAGACCAGAGGGTGTTGATGCTGGTACTTTGAAGTTGGTCGGAACAGACGCTGAAGTCGTTCAACGCGAGATGAGTCGTTTAATTGAGGATAAAGCTGAATATGACCGTATGGCTAATGCGAAAAATCCATATGGTGATGGTAAAGCATCAGATAGAATTCTTGATTCAATTAGTTATTACTTCGGTCAAACTAAGACCGCTCCAGATGAATTTGAATAA
- a CDS encoding GtrA family protein — protein sequence MYCIFGFLASLLNIAIFNIGHNNLHMQLWVANTLAWFISNTFSFFVTKVYVFRTDMKDYSKLLHEGTYFLVSRILSLIIDDLFMIVAVLILPWNNLIIKAIDQVIVGLFNYFSSKWIFDYNNRHLLQKLKEIREKRKEIEKL from the coding sequence ATGTACTGCATTTTTGGATTTCTTGCATCACTGCTGAATATTGCAATCTTCAATATCGGTCACAACAATCTCCATATGCAGCTATGGGTCGCCAATACACTGGCATGGTTCATATCGAACACCTTCTCGTTTTTTGTAACGAAAGTGTACGTCTTTAGAACCGACATGAAAGATTATTCTAAATTATTACACGAGGGAACTTATTTTCTCGTGTCACGCATTTTGTCACTGATCATCGATGACTTATTCATGATTGTGGCGGTATTAATTTTACCTTGGAATAATTTGATAATTAAAGCTATTGACCAAGTTATAGTAGGACTATTCAACTATTTTTCATCGAAATGGATTTTCGACTACAACAATCGTCATTTACTTCAGAAACTTAAAGAAATTAGAGAAAAAAGAAAAGAGATTGAAAAATTATAA
- a CDS encoding flavodoxin yields the protein MTKVKIVYASITGNDEDIAYVLTEKFEQLKADVEMSEVSQTDPSDFEDADICVIASYTYDQGIVPDEALDFYDDMQDLDLTGKVYGTCGSGDTFYEDFCSAVDEFSKVFEEVGATKGAEPVKIELEPEQDDIDKLDKFAEALYKTAKEMDM from the coding sequence ATGACTAAAGTAAAAATCGTTTATGCCAGTATTACCGGTAATGATGAAGACATTGCCTATGTATTGACTGAAAAATTTGAACAACTTAAAGCTGATGTTGAGATGAGTGAAGTTTCTCAGACTGATCCTTCTGATTTCGAGGATGCTGATATTTGTGTTATTGCCAGCTATACTTATGATCAAGGAATCGTACCTGATGAGGCTCTTGATTTTTATGACGACATGCAGGACTTAGATTTAACTGGAAAAGTTTATGGCACTTGTGGCTCTGGTGATACTTTCTATGAGGATTTTTGTAGCGCAGTAGATGAATTTTCTAAAGTATTTGAGGAAGTTGGTGCTACCAAAGGTGCAGAACCTGTTAAAATTGAGTTGGAACCTGAGCAAGATGATATCGATAAACTAGATAAATTTGCTGAAGCACTATACAAAACTGCCAAGGAAATGGACATGTAA
- a CDS encoding type II toxin-antitoxin system HicB family antitoxin produces the protein MSRQVSYPAILDDAENDPGVYSVEFPDVPSALTYGTGTAQALLRASEALGLSLYDASKLPEPTSLSDVQRSNPDKIVSLVAVDLDEIMKRVKIV, from the coding sequence ATGAGCAGACAAGTATCTTATCCAGCAATTCTAGACGACGCCGAAAATGATCCAGGGGTATACAGCGTTGAATTTCCAGATGTGCCGAGTGCATTAACTTATGGTACTGGAACAGCCCAGGCCTTATTAAGAGCGTCAGAAGCATTGGGACTATCACTTTACGATGCTAGCAAATTGCCAGAGCCAACGAGTTTAAGTGACGTACAAAGGAGTAATCCGGATAAAATAGTTAGTTTAGTGGCAGTGGATTTGGATGAAATTATGAAAAGGGTAAAAATTGTTTAA